The Deinobacterium chartae DNA window AACCGGTGCCGGGCCATGCGAAGACGGTTTCGATCACCAGCGCCCCGCCGATTAAGGAGGGAATCTCCAGTCCCAGCAGCGAGACCAGCGGTATCAGGGAGTTGCGCAGCGCGTGACGGACCAGCACGGTGGTGCGGGGCAGGCCCTTGGCGTGCGCGGTGCGCACGTAGTCGCTGTGCAGCACCTCGAGGACGCTCGATCGCACCAGGCGGGTGACCAGCGCGAGCGGAGCGATGGCCAGGGTGATGCCGGGCAGCAGGGCGTGGGCCAGCGAGTCGTTGCCGAAGGTGGGCAGCAGCCGCAGGGTAACGCCGAACAGCAGGATCAGGGCGATGCCGATGAAGAACGAGGGCAGCGACTGACCCATCAGCGTCAGAAAGCGCACCGCGTGGTCGAGCAGGCTGCCGCGACGCACGGCAGTGGTTACTCCCAGCAGCACGCCCAGCAATACAGCGATCACAAAGGCGGGAACGGTCAGGACCAGGCTGGCGGGCAGGCGCTCGAGGACCACCTCGAGGGCGGGGCGGTTGTAGATCAGGCTGCTGCCCAAGTCGCCGTGCAGCAGGTTGCTGATGTAGCGCGCCAGCTGCGTGGTCAGGGGGCCGTCGAGCCCCAGGCTGCTGCGCATCTGCGAGATCTGCTCTGGCGTGGCCGTGTCGGGAAGCATCAGGGCCACCGGATCACCGCTGGCGCGGCCCAGCACGAAAGCCAGGATCACGACGCTGGCCAGCGTGAGGGTCCCGCGGGTCAGGCGGGTCATGAGAAAGCGGGCCGCGCTCCCGTTCATCGCGGGTTCCCGGGTGTTGTGGGCGAGTCGGGGATCAGTGGCATAAGACCGTCCTTGGGCAAGAGGGCACCGTCCACCCGGGGGAGGGCGGCCGACTTGATTT harbors:
- a CDS encoding ABC transporter permease; this encodes MTRLTRGTLTLASVVILAFVLGRASGDPVALMLPDTATPEQISQMRSSLGLDGPLTTQLARYISNLLHGDLGSSLIYNRPALEVVLERLPASLVLTVPAFVIAVLLGVLLGVTTAVRRGSLLDHAVRFLTLMGQSLPSFFIGIALILLFGVTLRLLPTFGNDSLAHALLPGITLAIAPLALVTRLVRSSVLEVLHSDYVRTAHAKGLPRTTVLVRHALRNSLIPLVSLLGLEIPSLIGGALVIETVFAWPGTGFLAVQAIGGRDFPVIQTIVLLSSLAYVAASLMVDALYAWLDPRVGEEKA